One genomic segment of Hippoglossus hippoglossus isolate fHipHip1 chromosome 22, fHipHip1.pri, whole genome shotgun sequence includes these proteins:
- the rtn4ip1 gene encoding reticulon-4-interacting protein 1 homolog, mitochondrial isoform X1 gives MASVGHCVCRWWLCRLGRSPAVPRLSRSLTTSSTRRNIMPAWVIDQYGGNDVLRFTKNASFPVINYPNEVIVKVCAAGLNPLDVSMRGGYGAATLSMKRDPLNIKQSGSEFPLTLGRDVSGVIMECGLDVKYFSERDEVWAAIPPWKQGSLAEFVVLSANEVSHKPKSLSHPEAAAIPYVATTAWSALVNTGGLSKDNCAKKRILILGGSGGVGTFAIQMLKAWGAHVTVTCSQDAERLVRGLGADHVVDYTAGPVEVPLSALEKFNLILDNVGGDTERWALDLLKPWSGAKYVTLVTPFLQNTDLLGIADGMMQTAATVATKALKHLVKGVHYRWGFFAPSGPALDEIREMVDAGQIRPVVEETFRFSQVPQALEKMEKGHARGKTVVQVINEGDDS, from the exons ATGGCTTCTGTCGGACACTGCGTGTGCAGGTGGTGGTTGTGTCGTCTCGGTAGATCACCAGCTGTTCCCAGGCTCAGCAGGTCGCTCACCACCTCCAGCACACGCAGGAACATCATGCCAGCCTGGGTCATTGACCAATATGGAGGCAATGATGTTCTACGGTTCACTAAAAACGCCAGTTTCCCCGTCATCAACTACCCCAACGAGGTCATCGTCAAAGTGTGTGCGGCAGGACTGAACCCACTGGACGTCAGCATGAGGG ggGGCTATGGTGCCGCTACACTCTCTATGAAGAGGGACCCTCTGAATATCAAGCAGTCGGGCAGCGAGTTCCCTCTCACCCTGGGGAGGGACGTGTCGGGGGTCATCATGGAGTGTGGCTTGGATGTGAAGTACTTCAGTGAAAGGGACGAG GTTTGGGCAGCGATCCCACCATGGAAACAGGGCAGCTTGGCGGAGTTTGTGGTGCTAAGTGCCAATGAG GTGTCCCACAAACCAAAGTCACTGAGCCACCCAGAGGCAGCAGCCATTCCATATGTGGCAACCACCGCCTGGTCAGCACTGGTCAACACCGGTGGTCTCAGTAAGGACAACTGTGCCAAGAAGCG GATTTTGATCCTCGGAGGATCTGGGGGCGTGGGAACCTTCGCTATACAG ATGCTGAAGGCGTGGGGGGCCCATGTGACTGTTACCTGCTCCCAGGATGCCGAGCGGCTTGTAAGGGGGCTGGGGGCGGACCACGTGGTGGACTACACAGCTGGACCTGTCGAGGTGCCGCTCAGTGCCCTGGAGAA ATTCAACCTGATCCTGGATAATGTCGGTGGGGACACGGAGCGTTGGGCGTTGGATCTGCTTAAGCCCTGGAGCGGCGCCAAGTATGTCACACTTGTGACACCGTTCCTCCAGAACACCGACTTGCTGGGCATTGCTGATGGCATGATGCAGACTGCTGCTACCGTGGCCACCAAGGCCCTCAAG CACCTCGTTAAAGGAGTTCACTACCGTTGGGGATTCTTTGCACCAAGTGGCCCTGCACTGGATGAAATTAGGGAAATGGTGGATGCAGGACAG atCCGACCTGTGGTGGAGGAAACGTTCAGATTTTCCCAGGTGCCCCAGGCcctggagaagatggagaagggTCACGCCCGAGGAAAGACTGTAGTCCAGGTCATCAACGAGGGCGATGACTCATAG
- the rtn4ip1 gene encoding reticulon-4-interacting protein 1 homolog, mitochondrial isoform X2, with the protein MPAWVIDQYGGNDVLRFTKNASFPVINYPNEVIVKVCAAGLNPLDVSMRGGYGAATLSMKRDPLNIKQSGSEFPLTLGRDVSGVIMECGLDVKYFSERDEVWAAIPPWKQGSLAEFVVLSANEVSHKPKSLSHPEAAAIPYVATTAWSALVNTGGLSKDNCAKKRILILGGSGGVGTFAIQMLKAWGAHVTVTCSQDAERLVRGLGADHVVDYTAGPVEVPLSALEKFNLILDNVGGDTERWALDLLKPWSGAKYVTLVTPFLQNTDLLGIADGMMQTAATVATKALKHLVKGVHYRWGFFAPSGPALDEIREMVDAGQIRPVVEETFRFSQVPQALEKMEKGHARGKTVVQVINEGDDS; encoded by the exons ATGCCAGCCTGGGTCATTGACCAATATGGAGGCAATGATGTTCTACGGTTCACTAAAAACGCCAGTTTCCCCGTCATCAACTACCCCAACGAGGTCATCGTCAAAGTGTGTGCGGCAGGACTGAACCCACTGGACGTCAGCATGAGGG ggGGCTATGGTGCCGCTACACTCTCTATGAAGAGGGACCCTCTGAATATCAAGCAGTCGGGCAGCGAGTTCCCTCTCACCCTGGGGAGGGACGTGTCGGGGGTCATCATGGAGTGTGGCTTGGATGTGAAGTACTTCAGTGAAAGGGACGAG GTTTGGGCAGCGATCCCACCATGGAAACAGGGCAGCTTGGCGGAGTTTGTGGTGCTAAGTGCCAATGAG GTGTCCCACAAACCAAAGTCACTGAGCCACCCAGAGGCAGCAGCCATTCCATATGTGGCAACCACCGCCTGGTCAGCACTGGTCAACACCGGTGGTCTCAGTAAGGACAACTGTGCCAAGAAGCG GATTTTGATCCTCGGAGGATCTGGGGGCGTGGGAACCTTCGCTATACAG ATGCTGAAGGCGTGGGGGGCCCATGTGACTGTTACCTGCTCCCAGGATGCCGAGCGGCTTGTAAGGGGGCTGGGGGCGGACCACGTGGTGGACTACACAGCTGGACCTGTCGAGGTGCCGCTCAGTGCCCTGGAGAA ATTCAACCTGATCCTGGATAATGTCGGTGGGGACACGGAGCGTTGGGCGTTGGATCTGCTTAAGCCCTGGAGCGGCGCCAAGTATGTCACACTTGTGACACCGTTCCTCCAGAACACCGACTTGCTGGGCATTGCTGATGGCATGATGCAGACTGCTGCTACCGTGGCCACCAAGGCCCTCAAG CACCTCGTTAAAGGAGTTCACTACCGTTGGGGATTCTTTGCACCAAGTGGCCCTGCACTGGATGAAATTAGGGAAATGGTGGATGCAGGACAG atCCGACCTGTGGTGGAGGAAACGTTCAGATTTTCCCAGGTGCCCCAGGCcctggagaagatggagaagggTCACGCCCGAGGAAAGACTGTAGTCCAGGTCATCAACGAGGGCGATGACTCATAG
- the qrsl1 gene encoding LOW QUALITY PROTEIN: glutamyl-tRNA(Gln) amidotransferase subunit A, mitochondrial (The sequence of the model RefSeq protein was modified relative to this genomic sequence to represent the inferred CDS: inserted 2 bases in 1 codon), with amino-acid sequence MLSLTIKQVSLALREGRISPTELCRRCLNRIKKLXHLNAYITVTEELALKQAQEAETRLLQGAPKGPLDGIPFAVKDNYCTENIRTTCASRMLRDYTPPYTATVVQKLIDQGAVLVGKTNMDEFAMGSGSTDGVWGPVRNPWSYAAPYREQTGASPDSDWVITGGSSGGSAAAVASLSSYLALGSDTGGSNRHPGAFCGLVALKPTYGLLSRHGLIPLVNSMDVPGIMTRSVSDAAVVLGILQGLDIRDSTTIPPPSSLAELPEDFDVKNICVGIPKEYHAPGLSEETVAQWSRVADMFERAGAKVEQVSLPHTQYSIVCYHVLCCAEVASNMARFDGLEYGHRSEVNSSTEAMYASTRHEGFNDVVRGRILSGNYFLLKQSYQHYYVKAQKVRRLIADDFKRVFSSGVDVLLTPTTLTDAARYSDFTQEDNQTRSTQEDVFTQPANMAGLPAVSLPIALSRRGLPIGLQLIGPAVQDMKLLSVAQWIEQRVGFPSISDHGDSSKSSIDTRRTDREQTSAA; translated from the exons ATGCTCAGCCTGACAATAAAGCAG GTGTCTTTGGCGCTCAGGGAGGGAAGGATCTCCCCGACAGAGCTGTGTAGAAGGTGTCTGAACCGCATCAAGAAACT ACATCTCAATGCTTACATCACCGTGACAGAGGAGCTGGCACTGAAGCAGGCTCAAGAAGCAGAAACCAGACTGCTGCAAG GTGCCCCCAAAGGTCCTCTGGATGGAATCCCCTTTGCAGTCAAAGATAACTACTGCACAGAGAATATCAGGACCACATGTGCTTCCAGGATGCTCAGAG ACTACACTCCTCCATACACTGCTACAGTCGTCCAGAAGCTCATAGACCAAGGGGCTGTTCTGGTGGGGAAGACAAACATGGATGAGTTTGCAATGGG TTCAGGGAGTACCGACGGGGTTTGGGGTCCAGTGAGGAACCCTTGGAGCTACGCGGCTCCCTACAGAGAGCAGACAGGGGCGTCACCGGACTCTGACTGGGTCATAACTGGAGGAAGTTCAGGAGGAAGTGCTGCGGCTGTGGCCTCACTCTCCAGCTACCT AGCTCTGGGTTCAGACACAGGTGGTTCTAATCGTCATCCTGGAGCATTTTGTGGCCTTGTGGCCCTAAAGCCGACCTACGGTCTGCTGTCCAGGCACGGTCTGATCCCTCTGGTCAACTCCATGGACGTCCCCGGCATTATGACACGCAGCGTCAGTGATGCAGCCGTTGTCCTAG GTATCCTCCAAGGCCTTGATATTAGAGACTCAACAACAATCCCTCCCCCATCATCCCTGGCCGAGCTGCCTGAAGACTTTGACGTGAAGAACATCTGTGTCGGTATCCCTAAA GAGTACCACGCCCCGGGGCTGTCTGAGGAGACTGTAGCTCAGTGGAGTCGAGTTGCTGACATGTTTGAGAGAGCAGGGGCGAAGGTGGAGCAAGTCTCGCTCCCCCACACCCAGTACTCCATTGTGTGCTACCACGTCCTGTGCTGCGCGGAAGTGGCGTCTAACATGGCCCGTTTTGACGGCCTTGAATATG GCCACCGTAGTGAGGTGAACAGCTCAACAGAGGCCATGTACGCGTCAACCCGACATGAGGGCTTCAACGACGTGGTGAGAGGGAGGATTCTTTCTGGGAACTACTTCCTGCTTAAACA GAGCTACCAGCACTACTATGTAAAGGCCCAGAAAGTCCGCCGGCTGATAGCGGATGATTTCAAGCGTGTGTTCAGCTCAGGTGTTGACGTGCTGCTGACACCCACCACTCTGACCGATGCAGCCCGGTACTCGGACTTCACGCAGGAAGACAACCAAACACGCAGCACACAGGAAGATGTCTTCACCCAACCGGCCAACATGGCAG GTCTTCCAGCTGTGTCACTGCCAATTGCATTGTCAAGACGAGGGCTTCCCATTGGTTTGCAGCTCATCGGCCCCGCCGTCCAAGACATGAAGCTGCTCAGTGTCGCCCAATGGATCGAGCAAAGGGTTGGGTTTCCCTCCATCAGTGACCATGGAGACTCCAGCAAGAGCAGCATTGACACAAGAAGGACTGACAGGGAACAAACTTCAGCTGCATAA